The proteins below are encoded in one region of Dioscorea cayenensis subsp. rotundata cultivar TDr96_F1 chromosome 18, TDr96_F1_v2_PseudoChromosome.rev07_lg8_w22 25.fasta, whole genome shotgun sequence:
- the LOC120282745 gene encoding uncharacterized protein LOC120282745, which yields MEVTHDLCQAVQQKPQDIIIAIHLVSSTKILIQRLREDGWDLLFEKVKPFCHKHGIDVLDMGVSYTLGHGRSHLQKDPIIMEHHFRVDIFYTIIDSQLQELNEKFKEDMVELLVLCSALESTDDYKSFNIYNICKLAEKFYPEDFSEQEKLHLRHQLEHFELDIRWHSALQNLSSIFELCQGLMKTGKSNIYLLVDKLVLLVLTVPISTATTEHAFSAMKISKSLYKTPTAYDIFYKTHINKEGKCVDSRAHAVYDIMQKMVGTTSELLSNGS from the exons ATGGAAGTTACTCATGATCTTTGTCAAGCTGTGCAACAGAAGCCTCAAGATATTATAATTGCCATTCATCTTGTCTcttcaacaaaaatattaattcaaagATTAAGAGAAGATGGATGGGATCTTTTGTTTGAAAAAGTAAAGCCTTTTTGTCATAAGCATGGAATAGATGTTCTTGACATGGGTGTTTCTTATACTTTAGGTCATGGTCGATCTCACCTTCAAAAGGATCCAATTATAATGGAACATCATTTTCGTGTTGacatattttatacaataattGATTCTCAATTACAAGAActgaatgaaaaatttaaagaagaTATGGTAGAATTACTTGTGCTATGTTCAGCTTTGGAATCTACAGATGATTACAAATCattcaatatttataatatatgtaagcTTGCAGAGAAATTTTATCCTGAAGACTTTTCAGAACAAGAGAAATTGCATTTAAGGCATCAATTAGAACATTTTGAGCTCGATATTCGTTGGCATTCAGCTTTGCAGAATTTGtcttcaatttttgaattatgcCAAGGATTGATGAAGACTGGAAAGTCAAACATTTACCTTCTTGTTGATAAATTAGTTCTACTCGTGTTAACTGTTCCTATTTCTACAGCTACTACTGAGCATGCATTTTCTGCTatgaaaatt AGTAAGTCACTTTATAAGACACCTACTGCATATGATATCTTCTACAAGACTCATATTaataaagaaggaaaatgtGTTGATTCACGAGCACATGCGGTTTAT GACATCATGCAGAAAATGGTTGGAACTACTTCAGAGCTATTATCCAATGGTTCATAG